Proteins from a single region of Hordeum vulgare subsp. vulgare chromosome 6H, MorexV3_pseudomolecules_assembly, whole genome shotgun sequence:
- the LOC123402827 gene encoding uncharacterized protein LOC123402827 — MSIACCLPVVECVYCLACTRWVWQRCLHTTGYDSETWGLASSGEFEPVPRLCRFILAVYEDDLETPQWAPPGGYGIDPRWVLRRRTPEHTQGRAPTYLLYLDHRHADVVLAVRGMDMAKESDYAVLLDNRIGQAGFDGGYVHNGLLKAAEWVFDAECDVLRDLLARNPGYTLTFAGHSLGSGVAAMLALLAVRDRERLGGVERRRIRCFAMAPPRCTSLNLAVRYADVINAVILQDDFLPRTDIPLEDIIKSLFCLPCLLCGNCLIATCIPESVMLRDPRRLYAPGRLYHIVERKPFRCGRYPPAVRTAVPVDGRFEHIVLSCNAISDHAIIWIEREAQRAVDLMLEHERTMKAPENQRMDGETTATRDHNEEQQAALRRAIALGISDVNLPSTYGTFDENTTHEVSEASPVVWSEWIARIFEKDESGQMVPRR, encoded by the exons ATGTCCATCGCGTGCTGCCTGCCGGTGGTGGAGTGCGTGTACTGCCTGGCATGCACGCGGTGGGTGTGGCAGCGCTGCCTCCACACCACCGGCTACGACAGCGAGACCTGGGGCCTGGCCTCGTCCGGGGAGTTCGAGCCGGTGCCGCGGCTATGCCGGTTCATCCTCGCCGTCTACGAGGACGACCTCGAGACCCCGCAGTGGGCGCCGCCGGGGGGCTACGGCATCGATCCCCGGTGGGTGCTGCGCCGGCGGACGCCCGAGCACACGCAGGGGCGCGCCCCGACGTACCTGCTGTACCTCGACCACCGGCACGCGGACGTGGTGCTCGCCGTGCGCGGCATGGACATGGCCAAGGAGAGCGACTACGCCGTGCTGCTGGACAACAGGATCGGGCAGGCGGGCTTCGACGGCGGCTACGTGCACAACGGCCTGCTCAAGGCCGCCGAGTGGGTGTTCGACGCCGAGTGCGACGTGCTCAGGGACCTCCTGGCCAGGAACCCCGGCTACACGCTCACGTTCGCCGGGCATTCCCTCGGCTCCGGCGTCGCGGCCATGCTGGCTCTGCTGGCGGTGCGCGACAGGGAGCGGCTGGGTGGCGTGGAGAGGAGGAGGATACGGTGCTTCGCCATGGCGCCCCCCAGGTGCACGTCGCTCAATCTGGCAGTCCGTTATGCCGACGTCATTAACGCGGTCATTCTTCAG GATGATTTTCTTCCTCGCACCGACATTCCGTTGGAAGACATTATCAAGTCACTTTTCTG CTTGCCATGCCTTCTGTGCGGGAATTGCCTCATAGCTACATGTATACCTGAAAGTGTCATGTTGAGGGATCCAAGGCGTCTGTACGCACCAGGCCGGCTTTACCACATCGTTGAAAGGAAACCTTTCAG ATGTGGAAGATATCCCCCTGCCGTTAGAACAGCAGTTCCAGTGGATGGCAGATTCGAGCACATTGTTCTTTCTTGCAACGCAATTTCTGACCATGCCATTATCTGGATAGAGAGGGAAGCCCAAAGAGCAGTGGAT TTGATGCTGGAGCATGAGAGGACCATGAAAGCTCCTGAAAATCAAAGGATGGATGGTGAAACCACGGCGACAAGGGATCACAATGAGGAGCAGCAGGCGGCCCTGAGGCGTGCTATTGCGCTAGGAATCTCAGATGTTAACCTGCCGTCAACATACGGAACATTCGATGAAAATACAACTCATGAGGTGAGCGAGGCTTCGCCAGTGGTCTGGAGTGAGTGGATCGCGAGGATATTTGAGAAGGATGAGTCTGGGCAAATGGTTCCACGGAGATGA